From Streptomyces sp. NBC_00690, a single genomic window includes:
- a CDS encoding MDR family MFS transporter: protein MTETTDAPAPAVAPPVLDVRQRNIVFGTIMLGMLLAALDQTIVGTALPTIVADLGGGDHMSWVVTSYLLAETVATVLVGKFGDLFGRKLIFQVSAIIFITGSFLCGLAGNMTLLIVWRGMQGIGAGGLMVTSMALIADVVPLRERGKYQGAIGAVFGVATVIGPLLGGWFTDQLSWRWAFYINVPLAIAVVIAAARTIPTVRSASRPIIDYLGIALVAIGASALILGTSWGGNEYGWSSSVIIGLFVGGTLALGLFCLVEQRAAEPMLPMRLFRNPVFTVCSVLSFIVGFAMLGAMTFLPTYLQYVDGDSATMSGVRTLPMVAGLLIASVFSGIVVSRTGRYRLFPIFGSLVMGIGLYLLSLMEPGTATWLESLYMFVLGSGIGLSMQVLTIAVQNTVEYADLGTATSGVTFFRTLGSSFGAAVFGTIYTNSLVPHLSRGIREAIGAGGVDAATVARLARSPAGVRQLPPQQQEPIVQAYADALHTVFLWTVPVAVLGVLIALFLKEVPLRDTAREASIDLGDSFSSPTSGDSAKLLEGAVATIVSRAGPDTARTLVEGSASRLDIAGAWVVMQVEMMTRLVGHASTALIAARHRLPPEVLAPVFDRMVTEGFVSRQGDYYSLTRDGEREAAVITRAWQGWLGDQLERDIGRPAGPGLRAAVDAIAKRLLVEDLAEGLPRSAEKTALTR from the coding sequence GTGACCGAGACCACCGATGCCCCCGCACCCGCCGTGGCACCGCCCGTACTCGACGTACGACAGCGCAACATCGTCTTCGGCACGATCATGCTCGGGATGTTGCTGGCAGCGTTGGACCAGACGATCGTGGGCACCGCCTTGCCGACGATCGTGGCGGATCTGGGCGGCGGCGACCATATGTCCTGGGTGGTCACGTCCTATCTGCTCGCGGAGACGGTGGCCACCGTACTGGTCGGCAAGTTCGGTGACCTCTTCGGTCGGAAGCTGATCTTCCAGGTCTCGGCGATCATCTTCATCACCGGCTCGTTCCTCTGCGGCCTCGCCGGCAACATGACCCTCCTCATCGTGTGGCGCGGCATGCAGGGCATCGGTGCGGGCGGGCTGATGGTCACCTCCATGGCGCTGATCGCTGATGTGGTGCCGCTGCGGGAACGCGGGAAGTACCAGGGCGCCATCGGTGCCGTCTTCGGCGTCGCCACGGTGATCGGGCCGCTGCTCGGCGGCTGGTTCACCGACCAGTTGAGCTGGCGTTGGGCCTTCTACATCAATGTGCCCCTGGCGATCGCCGTCGTCATCGCCGCGGCCCGGACGATTCCCACCGTGCGTTCCGCGAGCCGCCCGATCATCGACTACCTCGGAATCGCCCTGGTCGCCATCGGCGCCAGCGCCCTGATCCTGGGCACCAGTTGGGGCGGCAACGAGTACGGCTGGAGCTCATCGGTCATCATCGGCCTGTTCGTCGGCGGCACCCTGGCGCTCGGACTCTTCTGCCTGGTGGAACAACGGGCCGCCGAGCCGATGCTGCCGATGCGGCTCTTTCGCAACCCCGTCTTCACCGTGTGTTCCGTACTGAGCTTCATCGTGGGCTTCGCCATGCTCGGCGCGATGACATTCCTGCCGACCTATCTCCAGTACGTGGACGGAGACTCGGCGACGATGTCGGGGGTGCGCACCCTGCCCATGGTGGCGGGGCTGTTGATCGCCTCGGTGTTCAGCGGCATCGTCGTCAGCAGAACCGGCCGCTACCGACTCTTTCCGATCTTCGGCTCCCTCGTGATGGGCATCGGCCTCTACCTCCTGTCCTTGATGGAGCCGGGCACGGCGACCTGGCTGGAGTCGCTGTACATGTTCGTCCTCGGCAGCGGAATCGGACTGTCGATGCAGGTGCTCACGATCGCGGTCCAGAACACCGTGGAGTACGCGGACCTCGGTACGGCGACCTCCGGAGTCACCTTCTTCCGTACGCTCGGGAGTTCGTTCGGCGCGGCGGTGTTCGGCACGATCTACACCAACTCGCTCGTGCCGCATCTGAGTCGGGGAATCCGTGAGGCGATCGGCGCCGGTGGGGTGGACGCGGCCACGGTCGCCCGACTCGCACGCAGCCCCGCGGGGGTGCGGCAGCTGCCGCCACAGCAGCAGGAGCCGATCGTGCAGGCGTACGCGGACGCGCTGCACACGGTGTTCCTCTGGACGGTTCCGGTTGCGGTCCTGGGGGTGCTGATCGCCCTCTTCCTCAAGGAAGTGCCGCTGCGGGACACGGCGCGTGAGGCATCGATCGATCTGGGGGACAGTTTCTCTTCGCCGACCTCGGGCGATTCGGCCAAGCTGCTGGAGGGCGCGGTGGCCACCATCGTGTCGCGGGCGGGGCCGGACACCGCGCGCACCCTGGTGGAGGGCTCTGCGAGCCGACTGGACATCGCGGGTGCCTGGGTGGTGATGCAGGTCGAGATGATGACCCGGCTGGTGGGTCATGCGAGTACGGCTCTGATCGCGGCACGGCACCGGTTGCCTCCCGAAGTGCTGGCCCCGGTCTTCGATCGGATGGTCACCGAGGGGTTCGTCTCGCGCCAGGGCGACTACTACAGCCTCACCAGGGACGGGGAGCGGGAAGCCGCGGTGATCACCCGGGCGTGGCAGGGGTGGTTGGGAGATCAGCTGGAGCGGGACATCGGGCGCCCGGCCGGGCCTGGACTACGGGCGGCGGTCGATGCGATCGCCAAGCGACTGCTGGTGGAGGACCTGGCGGAGGGGCTGCCCCGGTCGGCGGAGAAGACCGCGCTCACTCGATGA
- a CDS encoding ATP-dependent DNA ligase: MDLPIMPPVKPMLAKSVRKIPPGMQYEAKWDGFRAIVHRDGDEVVIGSRTGKPLTRYFPELVATLLDALPPRCVIDGEIVIAHQGRLDFDRLSERIHPAESRVRMLSERDPASFIAFDLLALGDDSLLETPLVERRAQLETALAGARPPTHLAPATTDRDLAQRWFETYEGAGLDGVVAKPLDLPYRPDARLMFKIKHERTADTVVAGYRLHKSGPIVGSLLLGLYDDTGALQHVGVCAAFPMKRRAELIDELAPLLMDPVDGHPWADWARESAHEGARLPGAQSRWTGRKDLSWVALRPERVLEVAYDHMEGDRFRHTAQFRRWRPDRTPEDCTYAQLEEPVRYDLAEVLAGPAR; the protein is encoded by the coding sequence ATGGATCTTCCGATCATGCCTCCCGTCAAGCCCATGCTGGCCAAGTCCGTGCGGAAGATCCCGCCCGGAATGCAGTACGAGGCCAAATGGGACGGTTTCCGGGCCATCGTCCATCGGGACGGTGACGAGGTGGTCATCGGGTCCCGCACGGGAAAGCCGCTCACGCGCTACTTCCCCGAGCTGGTGGCCACCCTCCTCGATGCCCTCCCCCCTCGCTGCGTCATCGACGGGGAGATCGTGATCGCCCACCAGGGCCGACTGGACTTCGACCGACTCTCGGAGCGCATCCACCCCGCCGAGTCCCGGGTGCGGATGCTCTCCGAACGCGACCCGGCAAGCTTCATCGCCTTCGACCTGCTGGCCCTCGGTGACGATTCCCTCCTGGAAACCCCCCTGGTGGAGCGGCGCGCCCAACTGGAGACGGCACTGGCCGGGGCGCGACCGCCGACCCATCTCGCCCCGGCCACTACCGATCGGGACCTCGCACAGCGGTGGTTCGAGACATACGAAGGAGCGGGTCTCGACGGCGTGGTCGCCAAACCGCTCGACCTGCCGTACCGTCCGGACGCCCGATTGATGTTCAAGATCAAGCACGAGCGGACGGCCGACACTGTCGTGGCCGGATACCGACTCCACAAGAGCGGTCCGATCGTCGGATCGCTCCTCCTCGGCCTCTACGACGACACCGGTGCGCTCCAACACGTCGGCGTCTGCGCCGCGTTCCCCATGAAGCGCCGCGCCGAACTGATCGATGAGTTGGCCCCCCTCCTGATGGATCCGGTGGATGGACATCCCTGGGCGGACTGGGCACGGGAGAGCGCCCACGAGGGAGCGAGGCTGCCGGGGGCGCAGAGCCGATGGACGGGTCGGAAGGACCTCTCATGGGTCGCGCTACGGCCCGAGCGGGTGTTGGAGGTGGCGTACGACCACATGGAAGGTGATCGATTCCGGCATACGGCTCAGTTCCGCCGCTGGCGCCCGGACCGCACTCCCGAGGACTGCACCTATGCGCAGTTGGAGGAGCCGGTGCGATACGACTTGGCCGAGGTGCTAGCCGGACCCGCCCGCTAG
- the ligD gene encoding non-homologous end-joining DNA ligase, giving the protein MAGAVELEVGERTVRVSNPDKIYFPGPGYTKLDMVRYYLAVGGGITRALRDRPTTLERYPDGVNGESFFQKRAPKYLPTWIPTAHITFPSGRSADEMCPTEPAAVIWAANLGAVTFHPWPVRRMDTDHPDELRIDLDPQPGTDYADAVRAAHELRAVLEDVGLRGWPKTSGGRGLHVFVPIEPRWTFTQVRRAAIACGRQLEGRMPDRVTIKWWKEERGERIFVDYNQTARDRTIASAYSVRPQPHAPVSAPLRWEEIDDAVPQDFDIMTMPTRYAELGDVHADMDDQRFSLEPLLEVARRDEADHGLGDLPYPPEYPKMPGEPKRVQPSRARDTSD; this is encoded by the coding sequence ATGGCTGGAGCGGTGGAATTGGAAGTCGGAGAGCGGACCGTGCGCGTCTCCAACCCGGACAAAATCTATTTTCCAGGACCCGGCTACACCAAGCTCGACATGGTCCGCTACTACCTCGCCGTCGGTGGTGGCATCACCCGTGCCCTGCGCGACCGTCCCACGACCTTGGAGCGCTACCCCGACGGAGTGAACGGGGAATCGTTCTTTCAAAAGCGTGCCCCCAAGTACCTCCCGACCTGGATCCCCACCGCGCACATCACCTTCCCGAGCGGAAGGTCGGCCGACGAGATGTGCCCCACGGAGCCCGCGGCGGTCATCTGGGCGGCCAATCTGGGCGCGGTCACGTTCCATCCGTGGCCTGTGCGCCGTATGGACACCGACCACCCCGATGAATTGCGCATCGATCTCGATCCCCAGCCCGGAACCGACTACGCGGATGCGGTACGGGCGGCGCATGAGCTGCGGGCAGTTCTGGAGGATGTGGGTCTACGCGGATGGCCCAAGACATCCGGAGGCCGCGGCCTCCATGTCTTTGTACCGATCGAACCCCGATGGACCTTCACCCAGGTCAGAAGGGCGGCGATCGCCTGCGGGCGCCAGTTGGAGGGCCGGATGCCCGACCGCGTGACGATCAAATGGTGGAAGGAAGAGCGCGGCGAGCGCATCTTCGTCGACTACAACCAGACCGCCCGCGACCGCACGATCGCCTCTGCCTACTCCGTGCGCCCTCAACCCCATGCACCCGTCTCCGCGCCACTGCGCTGGGAGGAGATCGACGACGCGGTCCCCCAGGACTTCGACATCATGACCATGCCCACACGCTATGCCGAGCTCGGTGACGTTCACGCGGACATGGACGACCAGCGCTTTAGTCTGGAGCCGCTCCTTGAGGTGGCCCGCCGTGACGAGGCGGACCACGGACTCGGTGACCTTCCGTATCCGCCGGAATACCCGAAGATGCCCGGTGAACCGAAACGGGTGCAACCCAGCCGGGCCCGCGACACATCCGACTGA
- a CDS encoding VOC family protein, with product MLTTGFVTGSPNWLDLGTPDIEAAKTFYGRLFGWTFASAGPEAGGYGMFQLGGKTAAGGMMVPPEQGPPAWNVYFQSPDADATAEAVRQGGGTVAAEPMDVFDLGRMAVFADPGGVPFSIWQPGKNKGLDLVDSVGSLCWLELYAKDQDASLAFYQGVFGWGSSTMPFPDGSASYVMPYPAGTDPDAMFAGIVPLATDPTEVDGAYWLPYFQVENCDATVGQAHQSGGTVRMAPVDMEGVGRFAKLSDPFGAKFAVMQPEQSTSSA from the coding sequence ATGCTCACCACCGGTTTCGTCACAGGCTCCCCGAACTGGCTCGACCTTGGAACCCCTGACATCGAAGCGGCGAAGACCTTCTACGGGAGGCTCTTTGGCTGGACCTTCGCCTCGGCCGGACCCGAGGCGGGCGGCTACGGAATGTTCCAGTTGGGCGGCAAGACCGCGGCCGGCGGGATGATGGTCCCCCCGGAGCAGGGGCCGCCCGCCTGGAACGTCTACTTCCAGTCCCCGGACGCCGACGCCACCGCCGAAGCCGTTCGGCAGGGCGGCGGCACGGTGGCGGCCGAACCGATGGACGTGTTCGACCTGGGGCGCATGGCCGTCTTCGCGGACCCCGGTGGCGTCCCCTTCTCGATCTGGCAGCCAGGGAAGAACAAGGGCCTGGACCTCGTCGACAGTGTGGGCAGTCTGTGCTGGCTGGAGCTGTACGCAAAGGACCAGGACGCATCCCTCGCCTTCTACCAGGGCGTGTTCGGATGGGGTTCGTCGACCATGCCCTTCCCCGACGGCTCCGCCTCATATGTGATGCCCTATCCGGCAGGCACCGATCCGGATGCGATGTTCGCCGGCATCGTCCCGTTGGCCACCGACCCCACGGAGGTGGACGGCGCTTACTGGCTGCCCTACTTCCAGGTCGAGAACTGCGACGCAACCGTTGGGCAGGCCCACCAGTCGGGCGGTACCGTTCGCATGGCCCCGGTGGACATGGAAGGCGTCGGCCGCTTCGCCAAGCTCAGCGATCCCTTCGGGGCGAAGTTCGCCGTGATGCAGCCGGAACAGTCCACATCGTCGGCCTAG
- a CDS encoding WhiB family transcriptional regulator, with translation MPTPINTLTDDALSWQESALCAQTGPDFFFPAPGSSTREAKQLCRACSGRLECLEYALTHDEKFGVWGGLSEKERHRLKQGRSSQG, from the coding sequence ATGCCGACGCCGATCAACACCCTCACCGACGACGCCCTCTCGTGGCAGGAGAGCGCACTGTGCGCACAGACGGGCCCCGACTTCTTCTTTCCCGCCCCCGGCTCATCGACCCGGGAAGCCAAACAACTGTGCCGAGCGTGTTCGGGAAGGTTGGAATGCCTGGAGTACGCACTCACCCACGATGAGAAGTTCGGTGTGTGGGGCGGGCTGTCGGAGAAGGAACGGCACCGGCTGAAGCAGGGCCGGAGCAGTCAGGGCTAG
- a CDS encoding IS5 family transposase (programmed frameshift) yields MVERLVPDELWVLFQRVVPEAPSRPQGGGRRRHGDREVLAAIVFVATSGCTWQQLPTASFGPSGATAHRRFTEWSKARVWARLHRLVLDELGARGELDWSRCAIDSVNMRALKRGTLTGPNPVDRGKFGSKIHLITERTGLPLSVGISGANLHDSQALEPLVRGIPPIRSRRGRRRRRPGKLHADKGYDYAHLRRWLRGRGIKHRIARRGIESSQRLGRHRWTIERTMAWLAGCRRLHRRYERKADHFLAFTSIACTLICYRRLTK; encoded by the exons ATTGTTGAGCGGCTGGTGCCGGATGAGTTGTGGGTACTGTTCCAACGGGTGGTGCCGGAAGCGCCGTCGCGGCCTCAGGGTGGTGGTCGGCGCCGGCACGGTGACCGGGAAGTGCTCGCCGCGATCGTGTTCGTGGCCACGTCGGGCTGCACCTGGCAACAGTTGCCGACGGCGTCGTTCGGGCCGTCGGGGGCGACAGCTCACCGACGGTTCACCGAGTGGAGCAAGGCGCGGGTGTGGGCCAGGCTCCACCGCCTGGTCCTTGACGAGCTCGGCGCTCGCGGTGAACTGGACTGGTCCCGCTGTGCGATCGACTCGGTAAACATGCGGGCCCTGAAAAGGGGGACCT TGACGGGTCCGAATCCTGTTGACCGGGGCAAGTTCGGGTCGAAGATTCACTTGATCACGGAGCGGACCGGTCTGCCCCTTTCTGTCGGAATCTCGGGGGCGAACCTGCACGACAGCCAGGCTCTTGAGCCCCTCGTCCGCGGGATTCCGCCCATCCGGTCGCGCCGCGGCCGCCGACGGCGTAGGCCCGGCAAGCTCCACGCGGACAAGGGCTACGACTATGCCCACCTGCGGAGATGGTTACGCGGACGTGGTATCAAGCACCGCATAGCCCGTAGGGGCATCGAGTCCTCGCAGCGACTGGGCCGCCACCGCTGGACCATCGAACGCACCATGGCCTGGCTCGCCGGCTGCCGTCGCCTCCACCGCCGCTACGAACGCAAAGCCGACCACTTCCTCGCCTTCACCAGCATCGCCTGCACCCTCATCTGCTACCGCAGACTCACCAAATGA
- a CDS encoding N,N-dimethylformamidase beta subunit family domain-containing protein: protein MLKLLGLLGVSTAAVAFGYREDLTPGAPKPFAQESSNDRPFEPQVSFPPRSVREENGHAGSDRWLSDPRAPLTSSDRARQIQGYASATSIGQGDVIDFHVSARSSRTFRISIFRLGHYGGKGARLRLTSPVLRAQHHRTPEADPDTGSIACEWPASWSLRIPFGWMSGLYQAVFTADDGFRAATPFVVREAERASDLLVVLPFTTYQAYNMWPKDRRSGKNLYRGYRPDGTIGGADSRAYEVSFDRPYSGAGIPSWFHLDTSFIDWAERSGLDVTYASSLDLHDGSVDTTQYRAVFFPGHDEYWSADMLDSARKSVAAGTHLAFLTSNNVYFHVRLKPSPSRRNERTAGTRPTTRTMACYKSKTDPAPDRAGRTSRWREVEPGRRRAEQGLLGIQFNGIVAKPVPLVVKESGHWLWAGTGVRDGDELPGMVGVEADRLDPTAPTPVGSRLTLLAESPYQDPRTVAAPAIQHTAVTEYRNGALVFVAGTFHWPLALTAPEHLNEKIQKATENLVARMVREQP, encoded by the coding sequence ATGTTGAAGCTCTTGGGTCTCCTGGGCGTCAGTACGGCCGCGGTCGCTTTCGGCTATCGCGAGGATCTGACACCCGGTGCGCCGAAGCCCTTTGCCCAAGAGTCTTCGAACGACCGCCCTTTTGAACCCCAGGTCTCTTTTCCCCCACGGTCCGTTCGGGAGGAGAACGGGCACGCGGGCTCCGATCGATGGCTCAGCGATCCGCGGGCACCGCTCACCTCCAGTGACCGCGCACGCCAGATCCAGGGATATGCGTCCGCCACTTCGATAGGCCAGGGCGATGTCATCGACTTCCATGTGTCGGCACGCAGCAGTCGGACCTTTCGGATATCGATCTTCCGGCTGGGCCACTACGGGGGCAAGGGCGCCCGGCTACGGCTGACCAGCCCGGTCCTCCGGGCCCAACACCACAGAACACCCGAAGCGGATCCCGATACGGGAAGCATCGCCTGCGAATGGCCGGCTTCTTGGAGCCTGCGTATCCCGTTCGGCTGGATGTCCGGTCTCTATCAGGCCGTGTTCACCGCAGATGACGGGTTTCGGGCCGCCACTCCGTTTGTCGTCAGGGAGGCGGAGCGGGCATCCGACCTTCTGGTGGTGCTGCCCTTCACCACCTATCAGGCGTACAACATGTGGCCCAAGGACCGCCGTAGCGGAAAGAACCTCTACCGGGGCTATCGGCCAGACGGAACGATCGGGGGTGCCGATAGCAGGGCGTACGAGGTCTCCTTCGACCGCCCCTATTCCGGAGCGGGGATTCCCAGCTGGTTTCACCTCGACACCAGTTTCATCGACTGGGCGGAGCGCTCCGGACTCGATGTGACGTATGCCAGCAGCCTAGATCTCCATGACGGAAGCGTGGACACCACCCAGTACCGTGCGGTCTTCTTCCCCGGGCACGATGAGTACTGGTCGGCCGACATGTTGGATTCGGCCCGGAAATCAGTGGCCGCCGGAACCCATCTCGCTTTCCTCACTTCCAACAACGTCTATTTCCATGTCCGGTTGAAACCTTCGCCGAGCAGACGAAACGAACGAACCGCAGGAACCAGACCGACCACACGAACGATGGCCTGCTACAAGTCGAAGACCGACCCGGCGCCCGATCGGGCGGGCCGCACCTCGCGTTGGCGCGAGGTCGAACCAGGCCGGCGACGAGCTGAACAGGGCCTGCTGGGCATCCAGTTCAACGGGATCGTGGCGAAGCCGGTACCCCTGGTGGTGAAGGAGAGCGGCCACTGGCTCTGGGCCGGGACCGGCGTGCGCGACGGGGACGAGTTGCCCGGCATGGTGGGCGTGGAGGCGGACCGTCTCGATCCCACAGCCCCCACCCCGGTCGGGTCCCGCTTGACCCTGCTCGCCGAGTCCCCGTACCAGGATCCGCGCACTGTGGCCGCGCCCGCGATTCAGCACACGGCCGTCACCGAGTACCGCAACGGCGCCCTGGTGTTCGTCGCGGGCACGTTCCACTGGCCGTTGGCCCTGACCGCTCCCGAGCATCTGAACGAGAAGATACAGAAGGCCACGGAGAATCTCGTTGCCCGGATGGTGCGCGAACAGCCTTAG
- a CDS encoding acyl-ACP desaturase: protein MTITSPHLGSSEAWTDARLLYALEEVVEKELNRHLKVAKDWMPHEYVPFSDGRNFPGIFEDGEAWEPGQSKVTDIGRIALVVNLLTEDNLPSYHHEIASLFGRDGAWGTWVHRWTAEEGRHGIVMRDYLLTSRAVDPDKLEEFRMSHMAEGFESDNRHSMLHSVAYVAFQELATRVSHRNTGHQSGDPICDRMLTRIATDENLHMVFYRNLLGAAFELAPDLTMEAVRDVVVNFRMPGHGMPGFERAAAQMAIGEIYNMRIHHDDVLAPVLRFLKVMEIQGLGPSGQQAQDELGLYMGGLDAEASKFDAKLAARKARMAARAAG, encoded by the coding sequence GTGACGATCACCTCTCCCCACCTCGGCAGTTCGGAAGCGTGGACTGACGCCCGACTGCTGTACGCGTTGGAGGAGGTCGTGGAGAAAGAGCTGAACCGCCATCTTAAAGTCGCCAAGGACTGGATGCCCCACGAGTACGTCCCGTTCAGCGACGGCCGAAACTTTCCTGGCATCTTCGAGGACGGCGAAGCCTGGGAGCCCGGGCAGTCGAAGGTCACCGACATAGGCCGTATCGCGCTCGTGGTGAACCTGCTGACCGAGGACAACCTCCCCAGCTACCACCACGAGATCGCCTCCCTCTTCGGTCGCGACGGCGCCTGGGGCACCTGGGTGCACCGTTGGACCGCAGAAGAGGGTCGCCACGGCATCGTGATGCGCGACTATCTGCTCACCTCCCGCGCCGTGGACCCGGACAAGCTGGAAGAGTTCCGGATGTCGCACATGGCGGAGGGCTTCGAGTCCGACAACCGGCACTCGATGCTGCACTCGGTCGCGTACGTGGCCTTCCAGGAGCTGGCCACCCGGGTCTCCCACCGCAACACGGGCCACCAGTCGGGCGACCCCATCTGCGATCGGATGCTCACGCGCATCGCGACGGACGAGAACCTCCACATGGTCTTCTACCGCAATCTGCTGGGCGCGGCCTTCGAGCTCGCCCCGGACCTGACCATGGAGGCGGTCCGCGATGTCGTAGTCAACTTCCGAATGCCCGGACACGGTATGCCCGGCTTCGAGCGGGCCGCCGCCCAGATGGCGATCGGCGAGATCTACAACATGCGCATCCACCACGACGATGTGCTCGCGCCGGTGCTGCGCTTCCTGAAGGTCATGGAGATCCAGGGCCTCGGCCCGAGCGGACAGCAGGCGCAGGACGAACTCGGGCTCTACATGGGCGGGCTCGACGCCGAGGCCAGCAAGTTCGACGCGAAGCTCGCCGCGCGCAAGGCACGGATGGCCGCACGGGCGGCCGGCTGA
- the ddaH gene encoding dimethylargininase, producing MPSRKALIRRPSPRLAEGLVTHVERSSVDADLALLQWEMYAEALRENGWETVETEAIDEFPDGVFVEDTVVMFRNVALITRPGAESRRAETATVEQTLARLGCSVNWIWEPGTLDGGDVLKIGDTLYVGRSGRTNAAGVQQLRAVFEPLGARIVPVPVSRVLHLKSAVTALPDDTVIGYAPLVDVPSAFPRHLPVPEESGAQVVLLGGGRLLMSASAPKTAELLADLGYQPVPVDISEFEKLEGCVTCLSVRLRDLAN from the coding sequence GTGCCCAGCAGGAAAGCCCTGATCCGCCGACCGAGCCCGCGCCTCGCGGAAGGACTGGTCACCCACGTCGAACGGAGTTCCGTCGACGCCGACCTCGCCCTCTTACAGTGGGAGATGTACGCCGAGGCGCTGCGTGAGAACGGCTGGGAGACCGTCGAGACGGAAGCGATCGACGAATTCCCTGACGGTGTCTTCGTCGAGGACACGGTGGTGATGTTCCGCAACGTCGCACTGATCACCCGTCCGGGTGCCGAGTCACGCCGGGCGGAGACAGCGACCGTCGAGCAGACCCTGGCCCGCCTCGGCTGCTCGGTGAACTGGATCTGGGAGCCGGGCACCCTCGACGGCGGCGATGTGCTCAAGATCGGCGACACGCTCTACGTAGGACGGAGCGGGCGGACCAACGCGGCGGGGGTCCAGCAGTTACGCGCGGTCTTCGAACCCCTCGGCGCGCGCATCGTGCCCGTACCGGTGAGCCGGGTACTCCACCTAAAATCGGCCGTGACTGCACTACCGGACGACACGGTGATCGGCTACGCACCGCTCGTCGACGTCCCGTCCGCCTTCCCCCGCCATCTACCGGTGCCGGAGGAGTCCGGCGCCCAGGTCGTCCTGTTGGGCGGCGGCCGGCTCCTGATGTCGGCGAGCGCGCCCAAGACCGCGGAGTTGCTCGCGGATCTTGGCTACCAGCCGGTTCCGGTCGACATCAGCGAGTTCGAGAAGCTCGAAGGCTGCGTGACATGCCTCTCTGTGCGGCTGCGCGATTTGGCAAACTAG